In one Hypomesus transpacificus isolate Combined female chromosome 18, fHypTra1, whole genome shotgun sequence genomic region, the following are encoded:
- the LOC124480405 gene encoding nascent polypeptide-associated complex subunit alpha-like isoform X1: MAMPGESTETVSIMEQDLQQPQAETGSATDSDSDESVPELEEQDSAQAQTHQAQLAAAAEIDEEPVSKAKQSRSEKKARKAMSKLGLRQVAGVTRVTIRKSKNILFVIPKPDVYKSPASDTYIVFGEAKIEDLSQQAQLAAAEKFKVQGEAVSSIQENTQTPTVQEESEEEEVDDTGVEVKDIELVMSQANVSRVKAIRALKNNNNDIVNAIMELTM, from the exons ATGG CCATGCCAGGAGAATCCACAGAGACAGTTTCCATTATGGAACAGGACTTGCAACAGCCTCAGGCCGAGACAG GGTCGGCAACAGATTCAGACAGTGACGAGTCTGTCCCAGAGTTGGAGGAGCAGGATTCAGCCCAGGCACAAACGCATCAAGCTCAG CTTGCTGCCGCTGCTGAGATCGACGAGGAGCCAGTCAGCAAAGCAAAACAGAGCAGAAGTGAAAAGAAAGCAAGAAAG GCCATGTCCAAGCTGGGTCTGCGTCAGGTAGCAGGAGTGACGAGGGTCACCATCAGGAAGTCTAAGAACATCCTGTTTGTCATCCCCAAGCCAGACGTCTACAAGAGCCCAGCATCTGACACGTACATTGTATTTGGTGAAGCCAAG ATTGAGGACCTTTCACAACAAGCTCAGTTAGCAGCTGCAGAGAAGTTTAAGGTTCAGGGAGAGGCAGTGTCCAGTATCCAGGAGAACACACAAACGCCAACAGTGCAGGAGGagagtgaagaagaggag GTGGATGATACTGGCGTGGAGGTCAAGGACATTGAACTGGTAATGTCACAAGCCAATGTGTCCCGAGTGAAGGCGATCCGCGCACtaaagaacaacaacaatgacATTGTCAATGCCATCATG GAATTGACCATGTAG
- the LOC124480405 gene encoding nascent polypeptide-associated complex subunit alpha-like isoform X2 encodes MPGESTETVSIMEQDLQQPQAETGSATDSDSDESVPELEEQDSAQAQTHQAQLAAAAEIDEEPVSKAKQSRSEKKARKAMSKLGLRQVAGVTRVTIRKSKNILFVIPKPDVYKSPASDTYIVFGEAKIEDLSQQAQLAAAEKFKVQGEAVSSIQENTQTPTVQEESEEEEVDDTGVEVKDIELVMSQANVSRVKAIRALKNNNNDIVNAIMELTM; translated from the exons ATGCCAGGAGAATCCACAGAGACAGTTTCCATTATGGAACAGGACTTGCAACAGCCTCAGGCCGAGACAG GGTCGGCAACAGATTCAGACAGTGACGAGTCTGTCCCAGAGTTGGAGGAGCAGGATTCAGCCCAGGCACAAACGCATCAAGCTCAG CTTGCTGCCGCTGCTGAGATCGACGAGGAGCCAGTCAGCAAAGCAAAACAGAGCAGAAGTGAAAAGAAAGCAAGAAAG GCCATGTCCAAGCTGGGTCTGCGTCAGGTAGCAGGAGTGACGAGGGTCACCATCAGGAAGTCTAAGAACATCCTGTTTGTCATCCCCAAGCCAGACGTCTACAAGAGCCCAGCATCTGACACGTACATTGTATTTGGTGAAGCCAAG ATTGAGGACCTTTCACAACAAGCTCAGTTAGCAGCTGCAGAGAAGTTTAAGGTTCAGGGAGAGGCAGTGTCCAGTATCCAGGAGAACACACAAACGCCAACAGTGCAGGAGGagagtgaagaagaggag GTGGATGATACTGGCGTGGAGGTCAAGGACATTGAACTGGTAATGTCACAAGCCAATGTGTCCCGAGTGAAGGCGATCCGCGCACtaaagaacaacaacaatgacATTGTCAATGCCATCATG GAATTGACCATGTAG
- the LOC124480262 gene encoding adhesion G-protein coupled receptor G7-like, translating to MEETIQGFNFPRTTIGWFSYSKQKCGPNTSSVNVPRASARCTGQYGTQKFDTPNVLQCDLTFSNIQENLSSDTSDLLQLASSTQILTSNAETLTADNVTKAIDITNTLLERSSNISEAVAVAALTTVSQLLEASVPDSVAETSLKLTRSLENISQGSDDTSLVAQPNLAVQSVVLTSNDIVGVQFSAQTGLFGNFAADRIRLNANASELVSDDGEATDVQIFIRLSPGVRRRSSGISVGFVLYQNTWFFRSREFRAHLDSRTRIILGNVKGAGRMGVDHVEMVFRPVNVPNTTFYDFACVSWNYTKGEWSTDGCYKFNVSPEALHCFCNHTTNFSALMASVLSQLCLYCPQL from the exons ATGGAAGAAACCATTCAAGGGTTTAATTTCCCAAGAACTACCATCGGTTGGTTCAGTTATTCTAAGCAGAAGTGTGGACCTAATACATCTAGTG TGAATGTGCCCAGAGCTTCAGCAAGGTGTACTGGTCAATATGGGACTCAAAAGTTTGATACCCCAAATGTCTTACAGTGTGACTTAACTTTCAGCAACATTCAAGAAAAT CTATCCAGCGACACATCTGATTTGCTGCAGTTAGCGAGCAGTACTCAGATTCTGACGTCAAATGCAGAGACGTTAACAGCTGATAATGTTACCAAAGCGATTGACATCACCAACACCCTCCTTGAAAGGTCTTCAAATATCTCGGAG GCAGTTGCCGTGGCAGCATTGACCACTGTTAGTCAGCTGCTGGAGGCTTCTGTACCGGACAGTGTGGCAGAGACGTCTTTAAA GCTAACAAGAAGTTTAGAGAATATCTCACAGGGGTCAGACGACACATCTCTAGTGGCCCAGCCCAACCTCGCTGTCCAGTCTGTCGTACTAACCAGTAATGACATAGTCGGCGTCCAGTTCTCTGCACAAACAG GATTATTTGGTAATTTTGCTGCTGATAGAATTAGACTAAATGCCAACGCTTCTGAACTTGTGTCTGACGATGGAGAGGCCACTGATGTGCAGATATTCATTAGATTATCACCAG GAGTGCGGCGTCGAAGTTCTGGCATCTCTGTTGGATTTGTGCTCTACCAGAACACCTGGTTCTTCAGGTCAAGGGAGTTCAGAGCCCACTTGGACAGTCGTACCAGGATCATCTTGGGAAATGTGAAAGGAGCTGGAAGGATGGGTGTTGACCATGTTGAAATGGTCTTCAGACCAGTC AATGTCCCCAACACAACCTTCTATGACTTTGCATGCGTGTCTTGGAACTACACCAAAGGTGAATGGAGCACGGATGGGTGCTACAAATTCAACGTTTCCCCTGAGGCCCTGCATTGTTTTTGCAATCATACCACAAACTTTTCTGCTCTAATGGCAAGTGTCCTTTCTCAACTCTGTCTTTACTGCCCTCAGCTGTAA
- the LOC124480384 gene encoding adhesion G-protein coupled receptor G7-like, with protein MEETIQGFNFPRTTIGWFSYSKQKCGPNTSSVNVPRASARCTGQYGTPKFDTPNVLQCDITFSNIQGNLSSNTSDLLQLASSTQILTSNPETLTADNVTKAIDITNTLLERSSNISEAVAVAALTIVSQLLEASVPDSVAETSLKLTRSLENISQGSDDTSLVVQPNLAVQSVVLTSNDIVGVQFSAQTGLYGSFAADRIRLNANASKLVSDDGEATDVQIFIRLSPGVLRRSSGISVGFVLYQNDRFFRSRDFRAHLGSHRSVISGNVKGAGRMGVDHVEMVFRPVNVPNTTFYDFACVFWNYTQNEWSTDGCYKVNVSPEALHCFCNHTTNFAVLMSYRVDYVYAEALDWITYLGCSMSVVGLVIAIIFHVMTRKSSNSSPALLMVSLCVSLLIFTLLFLLGINNTDPQSHEPEDRDANVMLSSDTHVDPDHGPCTAMAALLQYFLTATFVWNSLYASHMFLLLWNPLRRPPSYLPTVTVVTGWGVPAVLVSITLGVTYSVDDPLNYRQEEFCWLAAVNREGQFDFAKPMFWGFLIPVALMLIFNTAIQCYFSYTTCRTNPNLTSTRRSSNKKHFLSSFSLAVVLGLSWIIGYLMLIIPNKNVHFILNIVFCLCTTTQGLQIFILFVARKSIFRQKMLDLPIGRHVKSFTLWKHKDRNTTDSYIELDT; from the exons ATGGAAGAAACCATTCAAGGGTTTAATTTCCCAAGAACTACCATCGGTTGGTTCAGTTATTCTAAGCAGAAGTGTGGACCTAATACATCTAGTG TGAATGTCCCCAGAGCTTCAGCAAGGTGTACCGGTCAATATGGGACTCCAAAGTTTGATACCCCAAATGTCTTACAGTGTGACATAACTTTCAGCAACATTCAAGGAAAT CTATCCAGCAACACATCTGATTTGCTGCAGTTAGCGAGCAGTACTCAGATTCTGACGTCAAATCCAGAGACTTTAACAGCTGATAATGTTACCAAGGCGATTGACATCACCAACACCCTCCTTGAAAGGTCTTCAAATATCTCGGAG GCAGTTGCCGTGGCAGCATTGACCATTGTTAGTCAACTGCTGGAGGCTTCTGTACCGGACAGTGTGGCAGAGACGTCTTTAAA GCTAACAAGAAGTTTAGAGAATATCTCACAGGGGTCAGACGACACATCTCTAGTGGTCCAGCCCAACCTCGCGGTCCAGTCTGTCGTACTAACCAGTAATGACATAGTCGGCGTCCAGTTCTCTGCACAAACAG GATTATATGGTAGTTTTGCTGCTGATAGAATTAGACTAAATGCCAACGCGTCTAAACTTGTGTCTGACGATGGAGAGGCCACTGATGTGCAGATATTCATTAGATTATCACCAG GAGTGCTGCGTCGAAGTTCTGGCATCTCTGTTGGATTTGTGCTCTACCAGAACGACAGGTTCTTCAGGTCAAGGGATTTCAGAGCCCACTTGGGCAGTCATAGGAGTGTCATCTCGGGAAATGTGAAAGGAGCTGGAAGGATGGGTGTTGACCATGTGGAAATGGTCTTCAGACCAGTT AATGTCCCCAACACAACCTTCTATGACTTTGCATGCGTGTTCTGGAACTACACCCAAAATGAATGGAGCACGGATGGGTGCTACAAAGTCAACGTTTCCCCTGAGGCCCTGCATTGTTTTTGCAATCATACCACAAACTTTGCTGTGCTAATG TCCTACAGGGTTGATTATGTCTACGCTGAAGCCCTGGACTGGATCACCTATCTGGGGTGTTCCATGTCTGTTGTGGGCTTGGTTATCGCAATCATTTTTCACGTCATGACCAG GAAATCCAGTAACAGCAGCCCAGCACTCCTGATGGTGAGCCTCTGTGTCAGCCTCCTCatcttcaccctcctcttcctgctggggATCAACAACACCGACCCACAGTCCCATGAACCTGAAGACAGGGACGCCAACGTCATGCTTTCCTCTGACACGCACGTCGACCCAGACCACGGACCCTGCACTGCCATGGCGGCCTTGCTGCAGTACTTCCTGACGGCCACCTTTGTCTGGAACTCTCTCTATGCCTCTCACATGTTCCTACTGCTCTGGAACCCCCTGAGGAGACCCCCATCCTACCTTCCGACTGTCACCGTGGTCACTGGATGGG GAGTTCCTGCTGTTCTCGTTTCCATCACGTTGGGAGTCACCTACAGCGTGGACGATCCATTAAACTACCGACAGGAAGAATT TTGCTGGCTTGCTGCTGTAAACCGAGAGGGGCAGTTTGACTTTGCAAAGCCAATGTTCTGGGGGTTCCTCATCCCGGTAGCTCTAATGCTGATCTTTAACACAGCTATCCAATGCTATTTTAGCTACACAACATGCAGAACAAACCCAAATTTAACCAG CACCAGACGGTCCTCTAACAAGAAACATTTTCTGAGTAGTTTCTCATTGGCAGTGGTGTTGGGTCTCTCCTGGATAATAGGATACCTGATGCTCATCATACCAAACAAGAACGTGCACTTCATCCTGAACATCGTCTTCTGCCTGTGTACCACAACACAG GGACTGCAGATCTTCATACTGTTCGTAGCAAGAAAGTCCATCTTCAGGCAAAAGATGTTGGATCTTCCAATCGGCCGCCATGTCAAAAGTTTCACTCTATGGAAACACAAAGATAGAAATACCACTGATTCATACATAGAACTGGATACATAA